In Polypterus senegalus isolate Bchr_013 chromosome 12, ASM1683550v1, whole genome shotgun sequence, the following are encoded in one genomic region:
- the LOC120540502 gene encoding jerky protein homolog-like, whose protein sequence is MPYIDFMRRIKRLMCQELKQRKHNSCTLKEKLEVLKRLDKGESATQLSKEFGVGKATISDWKKNRGKIEQFCATTSEKTIEKRSKTTVSSYEKLDEALFLWFTQERQKGIPITGPLIQEKALQLNKLMDGDVSFTASCGFLDRWKKRHGIRQLTITGEKLSADNKAAVEYLEEFKCIISSYSPQQVYNADETGLNFKALPTKSLASQEERSAPGFKMDKQRLTVNQKKAWMDRALFQEWFDKQFVPKVKAFNKENGLPPRALLLIDNAPSHPEEMQVVCDDIKAIFLPPNVTSILQPMDQGVLQALKQNYRKMLLRSLLEDNEELTILDKLKKMNIKDVIYWVAEAWENTRKESLQKSWKNLWPELEFVQTVFPPTKENCELLQLVKRMPGCENAEEECVEEWTAVDDCGHEEYTDKDIVAAVQGTSADLDADDSEEEGDAPTDVVPHTAQPVPLISLCATLSNTPMQPQQMLCLCGVGETLLLQAVLVRCVRRRSLTLPLR, encoded by the exons ATGCCATATATTGACTTTATGAGGCGTATTAAGCGTCTGATGTGTCAAGAATTAAAG CAACGTAAACATAACTCgtgtacattaaaagaaaaactggaagtgtTGAAAAGACTTGACAAAGGTGAAAGTGCCACTCAGTTATCGAAGGAATTTGGTGTCGGGAAAGCAACAATTTCcgattggaaaaagaacagaggtaAAATTGAGCAGTTTTGCGCTACCACAAGTGAAAAAACGATTGAAAAACGTAGCAAGACgacagtgtcttcttacgaaaaaTTGGACGAAGCACTTTTCTTATGGTTTacacaagaaagacagaaaggaatCCCTATCACTGGCCCTCTAATTCAAGAAAAGGCGCTTCAATTGAACAAGCTCATGGATGGTGACGTATCATTTACGGCTAGTTGTGGTTTCTTAGACCGATGGAAGAAAAGACACGGAATCAGGCAGCTTACAATAACTGGGGAGAAATTGTCAGCGGACAACAAAGCAGCTGTTGAATACCTTGAGGAGTTCAAATGCATCATTTCTTCCTACTCGCCCCAGCAAGTTTACAACGCAGATGAGACAGGACTTAACTTTAAAGCATTGCCTACCAAAAGTCTTGCATCACAAGAGGAACGATCTGCACCAGGGTTTAAAATGGATAAACAGCGCCTAACTGT aaatcaaaagaaagcTTGGATGGATCGTGCCTTGTTCCAAGAATGGTTTGACAAGCAATTTGTGCCAAAAGTAAAGGcgtttaacaaagaaaatggattgCCTCCTCGTGCTTTGTTACTTATAGACAATGCTCCGTCACATCCAGAAGAAATGCAAGTTGTTTGCGATGATATCAAGGCTATTTTTCTCCCACCAAATGTCACATCGATTTTGCAGCCAATGGACCAAGGGGTTTTGCAGGCTTTGAAACAGAATTATAGAAAAATGCTTCTTCGTAGCCTACTTGAAGATAATGAAGAGCTAACAATTTTGGATAAActcaagaaaatgaacatcaaAGATGTTATTTACTGGGTTGCTGAAGCTTGGGAAAACACACGCAAGGAATCCTTACAGAAGTCTTGGAAAAATCTCTGGCCTGAGCTAGAGTTTGTCCAAACAGTTTTCCCCCCGACAAAAGAAAATTGCGAACTTCTTCAATTGGTGAAAAGAATGCCAGGTTGTGAAAATGCAGAAGAAGAGTGCGTGGAAGAGTGGACGGCCGTTGACGACTGTGGCCATGAAGAATACACAGACAAAGACATTGTGGCAGCTGTGCAGGGAACGTCAGCTGATCTCGATGCAGACGACAGTGAGGAGGAAGGGGACGCGCCGACTGATGTTGTTCCACACACTGCGCAGCCAGTGCCCTTGATCTCGCTTTGCGCTACGTTGAGCAACACGCCGATGCAACCCCAACAGATGTTATGTTTATGCGGCGTTGGCGAAACATTGCTTCTTCAAGCCGTTTTAGTTCGTTGCGTCAGAAGAAGATCACTGACTTTACCTCTTAGATAA